One segment of Penaeus chinensis breed Huanghai No. 1 chromosome 14, ASM1920278v2, whole genome shotgun sequence DNA contains the following:
- the LOC125032269 gene encoding pro-resilin-like — protein sequence MNAKVLFLLGLAAIAAADSRESFESFESGEAKYDFNWAVNHDDSGNDFGHQEARDGDHTQGSYYVQLPDGRLQTVKYFVDGDSGYVAEVNYEGEARYPDSYESNESK from the exons atgAACGCTAAG GTCCTTTTCCTCCTTGGTTTGGCAGCCATTGCCGCCGCAGACAGCCGT GAATCCTTCGAGTCCTTCGAGTCAGGTgaggccaagtacgacttcaactggGCTGTCAACCATGACgactccggcaacgacttcggccaccaggaggcccgtgacggtgaccacacacagggatcctactacgtgcagctccccgacggccgcctgcagaccgtcaagtacttcgtggacggcgactccggctacgtggctgaggtcaactacgagggcgaggctcgttaTCCTGACTCCTACGAGTCCAATGAATCAAAATAA
- the LOC125032270 gene encoding pro-resilin-like, producing MNTKVLFLFGLVAIVAADSRESFESFESGEAKYDFNWAVNHDDSGNDFGHQEARDGDHTQGSYYVQLPDGRLQTVKYFVDGDSGYVAEVNYEGEARYPDSYESNESK from the exons ATGAACACTAAG GTCCTTTTCCTCTTTGGCCTGGTAGCCATTGTCGCTGCAGACAGCCGT GAATCCTTCGAGTCCTTTGAGTCAGGTgaagccaagtacgacttcaactggGCCGTCAACCATGATgactccggcaacgacttcggccaccaggaggcccgtgacggcgaccacacacagggatcctactacgtgcaacTCCctgacggccgcctgcagaccgtcaagtacttcgtggacggcgactccggctacgtggctgaggttaactacgagggcgaggctcgttaCCCCGACTCCTATGAGTCCAacgaatcaaaataa
- the LOC125032268 gene encoding pro-resilin-like: MNTKVLFLFGLVAIVAADSRESFESFESGEAKYDFNWAVNHDDSGNDFGHQEARDGDQTQGSYYVQLPDGRLQTVKYFVDGDSGYVAEVNYEGEARYPDSYESNESK; this comes from the exons ATGAACACTAAG GTTCTTTTCCTCTTTGGCCTGGTAGCCATTGTCGCCGCAGACAGTCGT gaATCCTTCGAGTCCTTCGAGTCAGGTgaggccaagtacgacttcaattGGGCTGTTAACCATGACgactccggcaacgacttcggccaccaggaggcccgtgacggcgaccaaacacagggatcctactacgtgcagctccccgacggccgccttcagaccgtcaagtacttcgtggacggcgactccggctacgtggctgaggttaactacgagggcgaggctcgttaCCCCGACTCCTATGAGTCCAacgaatcaaaataa
- the LOC125032241 gene encoding pro-resilin-like → MNTKVFILLGLAAIAAADSFESFEYRPPSRSSESFESYESGEAKYDFNWAVSHDPSSNEFGHQEARDGDDTQGSYYVQLPDGRLQTVKYFVDGDSGYVAEVNYEGEASFESGSAESREYRYVYDSNESK, encoded by the exons ATGAACACTAAG GTCTTCATCCTCCTGGGCCTGGCAGCCATTGCTGCTGCCGACAGCTTCGAGTCCTTCGAATACAGACCACCAAGT AGGTCCTCTGAATCCTTCGAGTCGTATGAGTCAGGTgaggccaagtacgacttcaactggGCCGTCAGCCACGATCCCTCAAGCAACGAGTTCGgacaccaggaggcccgtgacggCGACGACACTCAGGGATCttactacgtgcagctccccgacggccgcctgcagaccgtcaagtacttcgtggacggcgactccggctacgtggctgaggtcaactacgagggcgaggcttcCTTCGAGTCTGGTTCTGCTGAATCTCGGGAATATAGATACGTGTACGACTCCAACGAGTCCAAGTAA